In Acidobacteriota bacterium, a single genomic region encodes these proteins:
- a CDS encoding RNA polymerase sigma factor — protein MEPQSDQVLVECCLQGDHDAWAQLVYRHQKLIYNIAYRFTTRFDRAEDMTQEIFMKIYRSLDSFQKQRGEFKNWMMVMARNHLIDNLRKEKKGWIRVGGTDELEKLDFPTGGASDPARQLEQKERIEFVHDCLRTLSPDLRAALLLREIEGLSYEEIADQFRIPLGTVKSRINRGRIELARIMNMKKIRLLSGQQEPLLER, from the coding sequence TTGGAACCGCAATCGGATCAGGTCTTAGTCGAGTGCTGCCTTCAAGGAGATCACGATGCGTGGGCACAGCTTGTCTACCGTCACCAGAAGCTCATCTACAACATCGCGTACCGCTTCACGACCCGGTTCGATCGAGCCGAGGACATGACCCAGGAGATTTTCATGAAGATCTACCGGTCGCTGGACTCCTTTCAGAAACAGCGGGGTGAATTCAAGAACTGGATGATGGTCATGGCGCGCAACCACCTGATCGACAACCTGAGGAAGGAAAAGAAGGGCTGGATTCGCGTGGGTGGGACCGACGAGCTGGAGAAGCTGGATTTCCCCACCGGCGGCGCTTCAGATCCGGCCAGGCAGTTGGAGCAAAAAGAGCGGATCGAATTCGTCCACGACTGCCTGCGGACGCTCTCGCCCGACCTGCGCGCCGCGCTGCTCCTCCGGGAGATCGAAGGATTGAGCTATGAGGAAATCGCCGACCAGTTCCGGATCCCCCTCGGAACCGTCAAGTCCCGCATCAATCGGGGCCGGATCGAGCTGGCCCGCATCATGAACATGAAGAAGATCAGGCTCCTGTCCG